Proteins from a single region of Carassius carassius chromosome 37, fCarCar2.1, whole genome shotgun sequence:
- the irf10 gene encoding interferon regulatory factor 10 isoform X1 yields the protein MEDRSRHMRLREWLIAQIDSAKYAGLSWENEEKTMFRIPWKHAAKQDYRQNQDAALFKAWAMYKGKFQEGRDKADPSTWKTRLRCALNKSTDFQEVPERSQLDISEPYKVYCILDDTGRAAEPAGNPVISLDSDCSKALRETPLPMQQDSLLGDSNRAAGWSVNGRAYACPSTGTDSIPLYPSQVSITDFRLEVTLFYHGILVQNLVTTSPDGCFILQGCAPVGNERIYGPCEAKKVFFPRPDIVHLPPGIAEAMTRLLPHLEKGVLVWVAPDGVFIKRFCQGRVYWDGPLAEHRQKANKLERERTCKLLDMTIFMQELQNHRQGTGPEPQYTVDLCFGEEFPDPSQPKTKKLITAQVIPLFAVECLRRHNAPNNVEMKQSPPHRKTNE from the exons ATGGAAGACAGGTCGAGGCACATGCGACTGAGAGAATGGCTCATAGCTCAGATAGACAGCGCTAAATACGCTGGACTGAGCTGGGAAAATGAGGAGAAAACCATGTTCAGGATTCCCTGGAAACACGCGGCCAAACAGGACTACAGACAGAACCAGGACGCCGCGCTGTTTAAG GCATGGGCAATGTACAAGGGTAAGTTTCAAGAGGGCAGGGACAAAGCAGACCCCTCTACGTGGAAAACGCGTCTTCGCTGTGCCCTCAACAAGAGCACAGACTTCCAGGAGGTTCCTGAGCGCAGTCAGCTCGATATCTCTGAGCCGTACAAGGTCTACTGTATCCTGGACGACACGGGGAGAGCTGCAG AACCTGCTGGAAATCCAGTCATATCACTGGACAGTGACTGCAGCAAAGCCTTGAGAGAGACACCTCTGCCCATGCAG CAGGACAGTTTGCTTGGTGACTCAAACAGAGCTGCTGGATGGAGTG tgaatGGCAGGGCGTATGCTTGTCCCAGTACAGGCACTGACTCTATTCCTCTATACCCATCTCAGGTCTCCATAACTG ACTTCCGCCTGGAGGTGACTTTGTTCTATCACGGGATCTTGGTGCAGAATCTCGTCACTACGTCTCCAGATGGCTGCTTCATTCTGCAGGGCTGCGCTCCAGTTGGGAATGAGCGCATCTATGGGCCCTGTGAAGCCAAGAAGGTCTTCTTCCCCCGTCCAGACATCGTACACCTGCCCCCGGGCATCGCCGAAGCCATGACTCGTCTTCTGCCGCACCTGGAGAAAGGTGTGCTGGTGTGGGTGGCCCCAGACGGTGTGTTCATCAAGCGCTTCTGCCAGGGCCGCGTGTACTGGGACGGCCCTCTGGCAGAGCACAGACAGAAAGCAAACAAACTGGAGAGAGAGAGGACCTGCAAACTCCTGGACATGACCATCTTCATGCAAG AGTTACAAAACCATCGGCAGGGCACTGGTCCTGAGCCACAGTACACAGTGGACCTGTGCTTCGGAGAGGAGTTCCCTGACCCCAGCCAGCCAAAGACCAAGAAGCTCATCACTGCACAA
- the irf10 gene encoding interferon regulatory factor 10 isoform X2: MEDRSRHMRLREWLIAQIDSAKYAGLSWENEEKTMFRIPWKHAAKQDYRQNQDAALFKAWAMYKGKFQEGRDKADPSTWKTRLRCALNKSTDFQEVPERSQLDISEPYKVYCILDDTGRAAEPAGNPVISLDSDCSKALRETPLPMQDSLLGDSNRAAGWSVNGRAYACPSTGTDSIPLYPSQVSITDFRLEVTLFYHGILVQNLVTTSPDGCFILQGCAPVGNERIYGPCEAKKVFFPRPDIVHLPPGIAEAMTRLLPHLEKGVLVWVAPDGVFIKRFCQGRVYWDGPLAEHRQKANKLERERTCKLLDMTIFMQELQNHRQGTGPEPQYTVDLCFGEEFPDPSQPKTKKLITAQVIPLFAVECLRRHNAPNNVEMKQSPPHRKTNE, translated from the exons ATGGAAGACAGGTCGAGGCACATGCGACTGAGAGAATGGCTCATAGCTCAGATAGACAGCGCTAAATACGCTGGACTGAGCTGGGAAAATGAGGAGAAAACCATGTTCAGGATTCCCTGGAAACACGCGGCCAAACAGGACTACAGACAGAACCAGGACGCCGCGCTGTTTAAG GCATGGGCAATGTACAAGGGTAAGTTTCAAGAGGGCAGGGACAAAGCAGACCCCTCTACGTGGAAAACGCGTCTTCGCTGTGCCCTCAACAAGAGCACAGACTTCCAGGAGGTTCCTGAGCGCAGTCAGCTCGATATCTCTGAGCCGTACAAGGTCTACTGTATCCTGGACGACACGGGGAGAGCTGCAG AACCTGCTGGAAATCCAGTCATATCACTGGACAGTGACTGCAGCAAAGCCTTGAGAGAGACACCTCTGCCCATGCAG GACAGTTTGCTTGGTGACTCAAACAGAGCTGCTGGATGGAGTG tgaatGGCAGGGCGTATGCTTGTCCCAGTACAGGCACTGACTCTATTCCTCTATACCCATCTCAGGTCTCCATAACTG ACTTCCGCCTGGAGGTGACTTTGTTCTATCACGGGATCTTGGTGCAGAATCTCGTCACTACGTCTCCAGATGGCTGCTTCATTCTGCAGGGCTGCGCTCCAGTTGGGAATGAGCGCATCTATGGGCCCTGTGAAGCCAAGAAGGTCTTCTTCCCCCGTCCAGACATCGTACACCTGCCCCCGGGCATCGCCGAAGCCATGACTCGTCTTCTGCCGCACCTGGAGAAAGGTGTGCTGGTGTGGGTGGCCCCAGACGGTGTGTTCATCAAGCGCTTCTGCCAGGGCCGCGTGTACTGGGACGGCCCTCTGGCAGAGCACAGACAGAAAGCAAACAAACTGGAGAGAGAGAGGACCTGCAAACTCCTGGACATGACCATCTTCATGCAAG AGTTACAAAACCATCGGCAGGGCACTGGTCCTGAGCCACAGTACACAGTGGACCTGTGCTTCGGAGAGGAGTTCCCTGACCCCAGCCAGCCAAAGACCAAGAAGCTCATCACTGCACAA